Proteins encoded in a region of the Anoxybacillus amylolyticus genome:
- the rnz gene encoding ribonuclease Z, with amino-acid sequence MELLFLGTGSGVPAKGRNVSAIALQLLEERGTTWLFDCGEATQHQILHTSVRPGRIENIFITHLHGDHIFGLPGLLGSRSFQGGDTPLCVYGPKGIRPFIETALSVSGTRLKYELQVVEITEGVVLEDEQFIVTARRLDHGMPSYGFRIVEKDLPGTLLVDKLRALGVRPGPVYQKIKQGETVILDDGTVIDGREFVGPSKKGRKLAIMGDTRYCDASVELAEGVDVLVHEATFGAEEAHLARDYYHSTTVQAAEVAKRAGAKQLILTHISSRYQGEMCDQLVEEAKTIFPNVAIAFDFASFPIPKRSAE; translated from the coding sequence GTGGAACTGTTGTTTTTAGGGACAGGTTCGGGAGTTCCGGCTAAAGGGCGAAACGTGTCGGCCATTGCGCTTCAGTTGTTAGAAGAACGGGGAACGACGTGGCTGTTTGATTGCGGGGAGGCAACACAGCATCAAATTTTACATACGTCTGTCAGACCGGGGCGGATCGAAAACATTTTTATTACCCATTTGCACGGCGACCATATTTTTGGGCTTCCAGGGTTGCTTGGCAGCCGCTCGTTTCAAGGGGGCGACACGCCGCTTTGCGTGTATGGACCAAAAGGAATTCGTCCGTTTATCGAAACGGCACTATCGGTCAGCGGAACGCGCCTCAAATATGAGTTGCAAGTCGTTGAAATAACAGAAGGGGTTGTGTTGGAAGACGAGCAGTTTATCGTAACGGCAAGACGATTGGATCATGGGATGCCTTCCTACGGTTTTCGCATCGTCGAAAAAGATTTGCCAGGTACGTTGTTAGTGGACAAGCTGCGAGCACTTGGCGTTCGTCCAGGGCCGGTTTACCAAAAAATTAAACAAGGGGAAACGGTCATATTAGACGATGGCACGGTGATTGATGGCCGCGAGTTTGTCGGTCCGTCGAAAAAGGGAAGAAAGCTAGCGATTATGGGCGATACGCGCTATTGCGACGCGAGCGTGGAACTTGCCGAAGGAGTGGATGTGCTCGTGCATGAAGCGACGTTTGGCGCAGAGGAAGCCCATTTAGCGCGTGATTACTATCATTCAACAACGGTGCAGGCGGCTGAGGTGGCGAAGCGGGCTGGGGCGAAGCAACTTATTCTGACTCATATTAGCTCGCGTTACCAAGGGGAGATGTGTGATCAACTCGTGGA